CGGCCCCCGCTCTGGCACGGTTAGTGATAATGACTCAAACTTGCTGACTAGATCTGGCATCCTGCTGCTTGTGCTGGTGAGACAGCAGCCTTTAATCGCGGGCGCTGAAATTTTTTATATAATGATGCCAAGCCTGAACCTCGACGCGGCCGAGAGGCTCGAGCTAGGGCGCCGCTACATGGCATTGTGGTGTGTAGGTTGTGGGCGAGCCCTGTCTTCGTAGTCGAGGGCCCTGTAAGGCCTCCAGTAGCTACGTAGCCGTGTCTGTGGAGCGCTGATGGCTGCAGATATGGCACGGTCGCAAAGGCCGGTGCGCAGGCTGGGATTGTTGCTTGCTATGCTGGACAGGGTAGAAAAAAGACGCTTGTGTGAGCTGTAAGATGATCCTTGGAGCGTCTGCGGTGGGAATGTCCAAAAAGCCGTAAGCACGTGTAGCTGGAACGACGAGGCGTGAGGCACCAGACTGCGGCATAGTGAGGATGATGACAGTGCATCGGGACAAGGCAGCAAAAAGAAAGAAGACCAATGTGGCATGCGTCAACTGCTCGCGGTCGCATGTGACGTGCGAGAGCCAGAGGCCGTGTACGCGATGTGTCAAGAAGGGGCTCGAGATGTCGTGCGTTAACGCCCCGCGCAAGAGGCGGAAGTATTTGGCGGACGTGCCCGAAGACCAGCTGCCCATCCCGCTGAAGCCGGCGGACGCCGACGCGGGGCCTGGGATGTCGGAGCGAgacggcgcggcggagaGCGGGTCGAAGGGCCCGGAACACCAGTTCCAGGACCAGGGCAAGATCGTGCACAAACCCAAGTTCCTGTCGAATGCCGCGAACCTGGAGTACTCAACGCTGTCAGACATCATCCACCAGGACACGCTGCTGAACAAGATCCCGGTGAGCCTGCTGTACAATGGGACGGACTCGCCGACGCCGCCGTCCGAGGCGCTGAGCGGGACGCACAGCGCGAGCCACGGCGCAGACGTGGCGGGCTCGCGGCTGTCGGAGCGGCCGGTGCACAACGTGCTGAACAGCATGTCCAGCAGCCGGTTCGTGCTGCGGGGGCTGCTGGGGCCGCAGACGGACAGCATCCTGAGCTCTAACGTCGACCTGTTCAAGGTGCACTTCCCGCTGGTTCCGCAGGCCGTGGCGGACGGGACGCTGGACTTCAAGCGGCACTCGCAAGGGTCGATGGTGGCCAAGAAACTGAGGTATGACAAGTCGATCAACCAGTACTATCTTTCCCCTGCATGTGCGCTTCCCGAGGTGCCGAATCCGAATAAGCACCTGTGCAACGGCACGGTGAGCTTCTCGCTGGAGAGCCGCGCGCCGGACGAGCACCAGGTGCTGTACCGCTCGGACTGGCCGCACTCGTTGCGGTACGGCACGCCGATGGAGATCTACACGCTGATCTCGGAGCCGTTCTGTCACACCTCGGGCTTCCACTCGCTGCTGAAGTACCTGCACAGCAGGTTCCACCGGCACGACCTGGTGGAGATGTGCCGCTCCATCGCGGAGTTCCGGCCTATTTTTATTGCATCCGCTGTGGATCTAACCGAAGAAGATATGATATTCATGGAACAGAGCTACCAGCGCACCCTTCTTGAGTATGACCGTTTCATCACGCAGATCGGCACGCCAACCTGTGTGTGGCGGCGCAACGGGCAGATATCGTACCTGAACGATGAGTTCTGCCTGCTCACGGGTTGGACCCGTGAAGAGCTTCTGAGCAAGATGACCTTCATTGTGGAGCTGCTCGATGACAACAGCGTGCGGGAGTACTTCAAGACGTTCAGCAAGGTGGCATACAAGGACTTCAAGGGCTTCGAGCAGATGGAAACCTGCGTCCTGCTCTCCCCCATCGAGGGCCGCACAATCGAATGTAGCTGCATGTGGACGTGGAAGCGCGACGTCTTCGGCATGCCGATGATGATAGTCGGCCACTTTCTGCCCGTAATCGCGCATCCGGAACCACGGGACACAGACAGGCTGGCAGACAGCGACTTCTGCATCTCCGCCGGTGAGGGC
This is a stretch of genomic DNA from Eremothecium gossypii ATCC 10895 chromosome VI, complete sequence. It encodes these proteins:
- the ERT1 gene encoding Ert1p (Syntenic homolog of Saccharomyces cerevisiae YBR239C (ERT1)) produces the protein MMTVHRDKAAKRKKTNVACVNCSRSHVTCESQRPCTRCVKKGLEMSCVNAPRKRRKYLADVPEDQLPIPLKPADADAGPGMSERDGAAESGSKGPEHQFQDQGKIVHKPKFLSNAANLEYSTLSDIIHQDTLLNKIPVSLLYNGTDSPTPPSEALSGTHSASHGADVAGSRLSERPVHNVLNSMSSSRFVLRGLLGPQTDSILSSNVDLFKVHFPLVPQAVADGTLDFKRHSQGSMVAKKLRYDKSINQYYLSPACALPEVPNPNKHLCNGTVSFSLESRAPDEHQVLYRSDWPHSLRYGTPMEIYTLISEPFCHTSGFHSLLKYLHSRFHRHDLVEMCRSIAEFRPIFIASAVDLTEEDMIFMEQSYQRTLLEYDRFITQIGTPTCVWRRNGQISYLNDEFCLLTGWTREELLSKMTFIVELLDDNSVREYFKTFSKVAYKDFKGFEQMETCVLLSPIEGRTIECSCMWTWKRDVFGMPMMIVGHFLPVIAHPEPRDTDRLADSDFCISAGEGNPI